A segment of the Rickettsiales bacterium genome:
AGGCTTCATGTGCAGTTTCGAATTCTTCATCAGACACAGTAATAATGGCAACACCAATGCTTTCTGTACCCTTCACATCAATATCCAACAGATTCACATTCGCATCTGCCAACGCAGTAGACATACGCGCGAGCGCACCTTCCATCTCAAATACGACAACGGTGAGTTTTTTCATGTGGTTTCCTCCTGCTTTACAAAATTCCGCTGATGCGTGCGGTAATCTTCCAGCACATCAGCAACCAATTGATCGATAGTCTCACGTGTGACATGCCCCACGGTGATCACATGCACAATATCGCGCTCTGGGGCCAATGCCCATTTCTTAATCACCGCATCGGATGGGCGCGGGAACACCACCGTAATACCATGATCATTACGCCAAGCCGGCACACCTGCTTCTTCAAATTTTTCGATCGCGTAACGCGCCACATCTAAACATTCATAGGCCAGCTTCTTGAAGCCCTCTGCACCCCAACGCTTCATCGCCATCCATAAGAACATCGGTGCGACGGCACTACGCGAACCAGGAATCGTTGTATCCATCGCGCCAATATATTCGATGCGGCGACCAATTCGCTGCACATTATCGCGCTTGGCCAACACCATACCGCAGGGCACAGGTGAGCCGATAAATTTATGCCCCGAAATAGACAAACTATCCGCACCCGCTGAGAAATCAAATTCCGGCGGGTTATCCATAAAGGGCAAATAAGAACCCGGGAATGCGCAATCAGAGTGAATATAAAATTGCGTAATCGCGAGATCAGAAATGATAGATTTAATCTTCGGCAGCGAATCAATTGCCTGCTTCATGGTCGTCCCAATATTGGCAAAAATAATCGGCGGTTTATCGCGGTGAAGCTTCATCGTTTCGCGCAGATCATCATAATCCATTTCGCCGTTTTCAAGACTACGGATCATGATACTCTGCATGCCCAGCACATGGATAATTTTGGTCACACTGTAATGCGTGTCTTGCGAATAATAGACAATCCCTTTGGGGTGCAGTTCGCGCGCGACATACAGCCCGTGCATATTGCCTTCCGTCCCGCCGCTGGTCACATAGCCCCAGAAATTATCCTCCGGCGCATGTAGCCACTCGCCATATTGGCTGAGCACTTCACGTTCAAAATCTAGCGTATTAAGCGCAAAGTTACTATCCGCCCATGGATCCCCCACATTATTCGCACAATGACGCAGCATCGGCAAAACCGATTCGTAATCGAATAGCTGATTACACGGATAGCCCGCCATAAAATCATGGTGCGCATCAAGTTCCGAAAGCTTAGCTGACAAGCGCTTGCTATCGGCGGCGGATAAAGGGGGTAGTGAAATACTCATGCGCGTTATATCGGTGAAAATTTCCAACAAATCAAGCCTAGTGAGCGCCTTGCTTGCTTTTATTATCTAAGCGCGTTACTGCAATAGAGGATGGCACATTTTAATCTCGATAAAATTCGCAAGAATTTCCCCGCATTGAATCAAAAAATTAACGGACAAGTGCCACTATTTTTAGATGGCCCCGGCGGCACGCAAGTGCCCCAAAGCGTAAGCGACGCAATGGCAGATTACCTACTACATTTTAATAGCAACTTGCTCAATAGCCCCTTCTTTGCCGTACAGAAAACTCACGAGGTTTTGGCTGCGGCGCGCCAAAAATCCGCCACTTTCGTGAATGCACCACGTCCTGAAGATATTATTTTCGGGGCCTCCATGAGCACTACCACCGCACATCTTAGCCGCTCCATCGCACGTGAATGGAAGGCGGGTGATGAAATAATCGTCAGCGCGCTCGACCATTTCTCCAATGTATCCTTCTGGCAAATGGCCGCCGAAGATAAAGGCGTCACATGCCATGTCGCACGCGTAGATACTGAAACCTGCACGTTAGATATCGACCACCTAGAATCACTCCTGTCTGACAAGACGAAATTGGTGGCTTTCACCCTCGCTTCGAATGTCAGCGGTTCGCGTGTGGATGCGCCTCGCATCATCAAAGCGGCACAGGCCGTCGGCGCGCTCACCTATGTTGATTCCGTGCATGCGGCCCCGCATTTTCTACCCGATGTGCAGGCGCTTGATTGCGACTTCCTCGCCTGTTCTGCCTATAAGTTCAGCGGCCCACATTTAGGCTTCATTTACGGCAAACAAAGTCATTTCGAGAGCCTGACACCCTATAAGGTCGAACCCGCCCCCACTGCCAGCCCCGAATGCTGGGAGACCGGAACCAAGAACTTTGAAGCGCTCGCCGGATTTTCCGCTATTATTGATTACATGGCATCCTACCATCTAGACTTGCCCTTACGAGCCGCATTAGAAGGTTTCTATGCTGACTTAGCCATCCATGAGAGAACGCTAAGCAATGCCTTCTTAGAGCGCGCTTCGCACATCTCAGGCTTCAAAATTTATGGCATCACTGACCCAACAAAACTTGATCAACGCAGCTCCACCTTCGCTTTCACTTTAGAAGGTCACTCGCCGCAAACCGTCTCCGATCACCTCGCCCATGCCAATATCTCCACCGGCGCCGGGAACTTTTACGCAAAAGGCCTAGTCGAAGCACTTGGGCTTACCGACAAAGGCGGCATCACGCGCGCCGGATTCGTGCATTACAATACCATGGACGAACTGAACCGCTTTTTTGAAGTGCTCGAAGAACTCTAGTACCTTCTCTTTATGCAAGAAATACGAGGAACAAGACGCGCAGACACTTGAACGTACGTTAAGTGTGTAAGTTTTGAGCATCGTCGTAACGAAGCAGTTTAAAGCAGAAAGGGAATTAAGCACGCTTCTCAGTGGTGAGAACGAAAATATCCCAATGACCTTCTTCATCATTATTAGTCGGAATCAATGGCGATGCATTATGGAATAAATGACGATCGTTGACCAAGAGATACTCGCCATTATCAAAGCGACGCTTAAAGAAAGAGTCCCCATCGGATGAATCAAACAACATGATCTCTCCCCCATCAACATTATGATTATTCGCCATAAACATCCCCAGATAATCGAACCCATCTTGGTGATTGCCTTCTGGCGCAGGTTCTTTCACATCTTCGGTACAATGCCAGCGGATTTGGTGAACTTCAATCACGCTATTTTCGTTAATCTGACAGCGACGCAACATGATATCGAACATCTTCAAAAAGATCGGATTCGTGCTTAACTGCGCTTCAATAGGCGCATAAGTGCGATCAACATCGCCCAACGCCTTATTCACATCATACGTCTGCATGAAGTCTTTGGTAGGCAGTTGCTCTAACTTACCATCACGAAAATAGTAACATGAATAACGGCGAGAACGCAGGCTATCATCGACATACTGATCCGGCGGCAAATTGTCAAATGTGGCCTGTACGGCAGATAGATCATCAAAAGGCAGTGCACCCAATTCATAAAAATCTTTGTACTTATTCAAACCTCAGCCTTTCGCTATTCATATTAAAACAGAATAGTTATCGGCAAAATTTGCATGGATTGCAAGCCTAGTGAATTAAGAGTGCTTATTTAGGGAAGGTCTCTTTATAGCGCTCAATACCTTCATTGATAATGCGCTGAGCCACTATTTTATCTTGGAAGCCATCCACCTGTACTTCTTTATTCTCTAGGCGCTTATATTCACTAAAGAAATGCAGCAACTCAGTCGTAAATTGTGCCGGCAATTCGTTTACATCGCGAATATGGCTCACACTCACATCATCTTCTGCAACCGCGATTAACTTATCATCGCCCTCACCACCATCAATCATGCGCATCACACCAATAATGCGAGCACGCATTAAGCATAAGGGCGGAGCGTCAGTGTAGGAGAGCACCATAATATCAAGCGGGTCATTATCCTCGCCCAGTGTTTGCGGGATCAAACCGTAATTAGCCGGATAGTGAACCGCCGAATAAAGGATACGATCCAGCTTCAATAAACCAGTCTCTTTATCCAACTCATATTTCGCACGCGAGCGACGCGGAATTTCAATAATTGCGTTTACGAGTTCCGGTGGATTATCACCAGGCGACACATCATGCCATGGGTTCATGAGACAGTTCCTATTGTTGTTTGCGGCGCGTGTTTACACGGTTCGCACGGCACTCGCAACACCTAACTCATCGCACCACTCGCAAATTGTCATCAAACTGTAACTTTTTATAAGATAGGTAATTTCGTATAATCTACGCAATCAAAGGAGAGATATGACTAACGCCACACAATCGACACCGCAAGAAACATATAATCAGGATGCTTGGGCAGCTTCTGTCACAGCTCATCAAGAGTATGACCAAAAAGCGGCACAACGAAAATCAACCATAAGCCTTATCACCGCAGCCTTTGCTACCATTGGGTACTTTGGTGGACAATTTATGATGAACAAAAAACTTTTTGATTTTAGGCATAAAGTTGACGATCTGACGCGTCAGGACATATTGAATGTTAATAAAAAGGGGACCCCTCAAGATAACCGAGGCGGCATAGGATTTGGTGGAAATCACTTAGAAAATTATCATGAAAAAACTCTTATCAAAACCGGTAAACATAAATTAGCAGAATTTACTCACTACCTTGGTGGCACAGGATCAATGTCCTTACTA
Coding sequences within it:
- a CDS encoding cysteine desulfurase-like protein gives rise to the protein MAHFNLDKIRKNFPALNQKINGQVPLFLDGPGGTQVPQSVSDAMADYLLHFNSNLLNSPFFAVQKTHEVLAAARQKSATFVNAPRPEDIIFGASMSTTTAHLSRSIAREWKAGDEIIVSALDHFSNVSFWQMAAEDKGVTCHVARVDTETCTLDIDHLESLLSDKTKLVAFTLASNVSGSRVDAPRIIKAAQAVGALTYVDSVHAAPHFLPDVQALDCDFLACSAYKFSGPHLGFIYGKQSHFESLTPYKVEPAPTASPECWETGTKNFEALAGFSAIIDYMASYHLDLPLRAALEGFYADLAIHERTLSNAFLERASHISGFKIYGITDPTKLDQRSSTFAFTLEGHSPQTVSDHLAHANISTGAGNFYAKGLVEALGLTDKGGITRAGFVHYNTMDELNRFFEVLEEL
- a CDS encoding inorganic diphosphatase, yielding MNPWHDVSPGDNPPELVNAIIEIPRRSRAKYELDKETGLLKLDRILYSAVHYPANYGLIPQTLGEDNDPLDIMVLSYTDAPPLCLMRARIIGVMRMIDGGEGDDKLIAVAEDDVSVSHIRDVNELPAQFTTELLHFFSEYKRLENKEVQVDGFQDKIVAQRIINEGIERYKETFPK
- a CDS encoding histidine decarboxylase, producing the protein MSISLPPLSAADSKRLSAKLSELDAHHDFMAGYPCNQLFDYESVLPMLRHCANNVGDPWADSNFALNTLDFEREVLSQYGEWLHAPEDNFWGYVTSGGTEGNMHGLYVARELHPKGIVYYSQDTHYSVTKIIHVLGMQSIMIRSLENGEMDYDDLRETMKLHRDKPPIIFANIGTTMKQAIDSLPKIKSIISDLAITQFYIHSDCAFPGSYLPFMDNPPEFDFSAGADSLSISGHKFIGSPVPCGMVLAKRDNVQRIGRRIEYIGAMDTTIPGSRSAVAPMFLWMAMKRWGAEGFKKLAYECLDVARYAIEKFEEAGVPAWRNDHGITVVFPRPSDAVIKKWALAPERDIVHVITVGHVTRETIDQLVADVLEDYRTHQRNFVKQEETT
- a CDS encoding 2OG-Fe dioxygenase family protein, translating into MNKYKDFYELGALPFDDLSAVQATFDNLPPDQYVDDSLRSRRYSCYYFRDGKLEQLPTKDFMQTYDVNKALGDVDRTYAPIEAQLSTNPIFLKMFDIMLRRCQINENSVIEVHQIRWHCTEDVKEPAPEGNHQDGFDYLGMFMANNHNVDGGEIMLFDSSDGDSFFKRRFDNGEYLLVNDRHLFHNASPLIPTNNDEEGHWDIFVLTTEKRA